In Arthrobacter citreus, a single genomic region encodes these proteins:
- a CDS encoding S8 family serine peptidase codes for MKKSMFRNVTTLALTTGLISTTMTPGSFSQQVHAQATSKVEQVLANLTPQQREAIKQLKLSDKEGLQLSNEVDQTSDKLTSVIVEFKDKPEQAAVLEAASNGETLSAKDAQDNVSASHEAFQNDLKTIFSSELKEKKNPYTIRRSYKKAFNGVAMTIPANKIKQLLKSSAVQSVYSDLQVQVEPPSISETSTTGTQAATHTMVTFPGVEKLHEEGYTGKGVKVGILDTGIDYNHPDLKGAFKGGYDFVDNDNDPMETTYADWQKSGQAELATSGEAYYTEHGTHVAGIIAGQGKNDGDLSVTGVAPDADIYSYRVLGPYGSGYTSAILAGLDKAVADGMDIINMSLGANYNDPLYPTTIAVNNAVLAGVTAIVAAGNSGSTMYSLGAPGTSPLAITVGASDTSVTIPTYTGTLKSPTGNVPADLKLAAQGLTDNVADFDSKTMKLVNVLYGTEASYQTRNADGTFTPIDVKGKVVLAQRGSISLSQIIANAKAHGAIGAVLYDSPVPNGDVYLGEGYSYIPTFLISNAQGTALAAPIGGLKTAGASMDFTFSNMKQVVTTGDKLAPFSSRGPSRVLYDIKPEVTAPGVSVFSTVPSYMHGADQIGKYNYAYERLSGTSMATPNAVGVAALVKQAHPDMTPSDVKATLMNTADPLSDKYSVYEVGAGRINPYKAVHAQTEIQVNDKTLTVKNVTNNITTLADKGIKKIKNITGALSFGEQAVEGKDLADQRSITLFNKSSVDKTYDVKVQFQTMDARFTSDSRADQDAAANGVTLDVKSSVKVKKYSSANMDATINVPKTAKLGTYEGYVVYTNQKNPDETYKIPFAIHTVKEGIEYMTANPPAYTIAYEAGSNATRWSIGANFKLNSHMRHFDFFLVDPKTDKEIGFLGSADGMGADENTDYYFKGVLNEGRYYPLTDNPANPIAYDSKQTDPGAYKVRMVGTNDKGETFTADTSVYYGEREPKVTMDNMKPGVIYETANPTDTKVTVSGSVFDKDIDDMKAAGITASQGDNTFTYYNPNSSTEKSIPVDTQGKFNAEIPLSTSGPLVNAITEYDFTDYSKSTVRNYGSFVDAYFVRKGTSYTTAIADKQRINMGDSTTVTFSTKNLKTNAKKAVFTFQYPSAFLDVVNVQPTAAYKGKLDVQYTSVPQSGGKTLMTITASATGDLANTGIAGDVSLVDLNFKAKNEYYKGPMSFTSATGSRFFSAVYTNMDNSTVTTQGIQPYFYVTPNFSIMRGSVEVEGLMKFSGLEPEVKKLDYTKAGTKISVKDSKGKEYGVTNQLGYNTELGYPNTFTTNLPLTDDTFTQKIDVPGHFTFSKEFTVGIKEDGKVTAGSKPVQYDYIPGGDVNKDNVIDINDALFIQTYWGTNKRDADINFDGVVDANDMQYVINNYMMQNPWNDNSPKAVKKYKGKTLDDVLQALGLE; via the coding sequence ATGAAAAAGAGTATGTTTAGAAATGTGACAACATTAGCATTAACAACAGGACTTATAAGTACTACAATGACACCAGGTTCCTTTTCACAACAAGTACATGCACAAGCAACATCGAAGGTTGAACAAGTATTAGCAAATCTTACACCCCAGCAGCGTGAGGCAATTAAGCAATTGAAATTAAGTGATAAAGAAGGGCTTCAATTATCTAATGAAGTCGATCAAACAAGTGACAAGCTTACGTCTGTCATTGTCGAGTTTAAGGACAAGCCTGAGCAGGCGGCTGTATTAGAAGCAGCATCAAATGGTGAAACGTTATCAGCAAAAGATGCACAAGATAATGTAAGCGCTTCACATGAAGCGTTCCAAAATGATTTAAAAACAATTTTCAGCAGTGAATTAAAAGAAAAGAAAAATCCATATACAATTAGACGCTCATACAAAAAAGCATTTAATGGGGTTGCAATGACAATTCCGGCTAACAAAATAAAACAACTACTTAAATCAAGTGCAGTACAATCTGTCTATAGTGATTTACAAGTTCAAGTAGAGCCACCATCGATCAGCGAAACATCAACTACAGGAACACAAGCTGCAACGCATACGATGGTGACATTCCCTGGAGTTGAAAAACTTCATGAGGAAGGCTATACAGGTAAAGGTGTAAAAGTCGGTATTCTTGATACTGGGATTGATTATAACCACCCAGATTTAAAAGGTGCTTTTAAAGGTGGATACGATTTCGTTGATAATGACAATGACCCAATGGAAACAACATATGCAGATTGGCAGAAGTCTGGGCAGGCTGAGTTAGCAACAAGTGGAGAAGCTTATTATACTGAGCATGGTACACACGTTGCAGGTATTATTGCTGGGCAAGGAAAAAATGATGGAGATCTTTCAGTAACAGGAGTTGCACCGGATGCAGATATTTATTCATATCGTGTATTAGGACCATATGGATCTGGTTATACATCAGCTATTCTAGCTGGACTTGATAAAGCTGTTGCAGATGGAATGGACATTATTAACATGTCTCTTGGTGCAAATTACAATGATCCATTATATCCTACAACGATTGCGGTTAATAATGCTGTACTTGCAGGTGTGACAGCGATTGTTGCTGCCGGAAATTCTGGAAGTACGATGTATTCGCTTGGGGCTCCAGGTACTTCTCCTTTAGCTATTACAGTTGGGGCTAGTGACACATCTGTGACAATTCCGACTTATACAGGAACATTAAAATCGCCAACAGGTAATGTTCCGGCTGATTTAAAACTAGCAGCTCAAGGTTTAACGGATAACGTAGCAGATTTTGATAGTAAAACTATGAAATTAGTCAATGTATTATATGGCACTGAAGCTTCGTACCAGACGAGAAATGCTGATGGTACTTTTACACCAATCGATGTAAAGGGAAAAGTTGTATTAGCTCAACGAGGAAGCATTAGTTTATCTCAAATCATAGCGAATGCGAAAGCACATGGAGCAATCGGCGCTGTATTATATGATTCACCTGTGCCAAATGGCGATGTGTACCTTGGAGAAGGTTATAGTTATATTCCGACATTTTTAATTAGTAACGCACAAGGAACTGCTTTAGCTGCTCCAATAGGAGGATTGAAAACTGCTGGTGCTTCTATGGACTTTACATTTAGTAATATGAAGCAAGTAGTCACAACAGGTGATAAATTAGCGCCATTCAGTTCACGTGGTCCATCCCGTGTATTATATGATATTAAACCTGAAGTCACAGCACCTGGTGTATCTGTTTTCTCTACTGTTCCATCTTACATGCACGGGGCAGATCAAATCGGAAAATATAATTATGCTTACGAACGCTTATCTGGAACATCGATGGCAACGCCAAATGCTGTAGGGGTAGCTGCTTTAGTTAAGCAAGCACACCCTGATATGACTCCATCTGATGTTAAAGCAACACTAATGAACACAGCAGATCCTTTGTCTGATAAATATAGTGTGTATGAAGTCGGGGCTGGGCGTATAAATCCGTATAAAGCTGTCCATGCGCAAACGGAAATCCAAGTTAACGACAAGACTTTAACTGTAAAAAATGTAACAAATAATATAACAACTTTAGCAGATAAGGGAATTAAAAAAATTAAAAACATTACTGGTGCATTAAGTTTTGGTGAACAAGCTGTTGAAGGTAAAGACTTGGCTGATCAACGTTCAATCACTTTATTTAATAAATCATCTGTAGATAAAACATATGATGTAAAGGTTCAGTTCCAGACAATGGATGCTCGTTTTACAAGTGATTCTAGAGCAGACCAAGATGCTGCAGCAAATGGTGTTACTTTAGATGTAAAATCATCTGTAAAAGTAAAAAAATATAGCAGTGCAAATATGGACGCTACAATTAACGTACCAAAAACTGCAAAGCTGGGAACTTACGAAGGGTATGTAGTCTATACAAACCAAAAGAACCCTGATGAAACATATAAAATTCCATTTGCGATTCATACTGTAAAAGAAGGCATTGAATATATGACAGCTAATCCACCAGCTTATACAATAGCGTATGAAGCAGGAAGTAATGCGACTAGATGGTCTATTGGGGCGAATTTTAAATTAAATTCACATATGCGTCATTTTGATTTCTTCCTTGTCGATCCAAAAACAGACAAAGAAATTGGTTTCTTAGGCTCAGCTGATGGAATGGGAGCAGATGAGAATACAGACTATTATTTCAAGGGTGTGCTAAATGAAGGGAGATATTATCCTTTAACTGATAACCCAGCTAATCCGATTGCATATGACTCTAAACAAACGGATCCAGGAGCATATAAAGTTAGAATGGTTGGAACAAACGATAAAGGGGAAACTTTTACTGCAGATACATCGGTATACTATGGAGAGAGAGAACCAAAGGTAACAATGGATAATATGAAGCCTGGAGTCATTTACGAAACGGCTAATCCAACCGACACAAAAGTTACCGTATCAGGTAGTGTATTTGATAAAGACATCGATGATATGAAGGCAGCAGGTATTACTGCTTCTCAAGGTGATAATACTTTTACGTACTATAATCCGAATAGTTCGACAGAAAAAAGTATACCAGTAGACACTCAAGGAAAGTTCAACGCAGAAATTCCTTTAAGTACATCTGGTCCACTTGTCAATGCTATTACAGAATACGACTTCACAGATTATAGCAAGTCAACTGTTAGAAACTATGGTAGTTTTGTAGATGCATACTTTGTAAGAAAAGGAACGTCTTATACAACTGCAATCGCTGATAAACAACGTATCAATATGGGTGACTCAACGACAGTAACGTTCTCTACAAAAAATCTGAAAACAAATGCGAAGAAAGCTGTGTTTACTTTCCAATATCCAAGCGCGTTTCTTGATGTAGTGAATGTGCAACCAACTGCTGCATATAAAGGTAAGTTAGATGTTCAATATACGAGTGTGCCTCAATCTGGAGGTAAAACGTTAATGACGATTACTGCATCAGCGACTGGAGACCTTGCGAATACAGGAATAGCTGGAGATGTATCGTTAGTAGACTTGAATTTTAAAGCCAAGAACGAATACTACAAAGGCCCTATGAGTTTTACTAGTGCAACTGGAAGTAGATTCTTTAGTGCTGTTTATACAAATATGGATAATAGTACAGTGACGACACAAGGAATTCAACCGTATTTCTATGTTACACCGAATTTTTCAATTATGCGTGGATCTGTTGAGGTAGAAGGATTAATGAAGTTTAGTGGTTTAGAACCTGAAGTGAAAAAACTTGATTATACTAAAGCAGGTACAAAAATTAGTGTCAAAGATTCAAAAGGTAAAGAATATGGTGTAACTAATCAGCTAGGATATAATACTGAATTAGGATACCCAAATACATTTACAACGAATTTACCTTTAACAGATGATACGTTTACACAAAAAATTGACGTGCCAGGCCACTTTACATTCTCGAAAGAGTTTACAGTAGGAATAAAAGAGGACGGAAAGGTTACAGCTGGATCGAAACCTGTTCAGTACGACTATATCCCTGGTGGAGATGTAAACAAAGATAATGTCATTGATATAAATGATGCGTTATTCATCCAAACATATTGGGGTACTAATAAACGTGATGCAGACATTAACTTTGATGGCGTTGTTGACGCAAACGATATGCAATATGTCATCAATAACTATATGATGCAAAATCCATGGAATGACAATTCTCCTAAGGCAGTTAAGAAATACAAAGGTAAAACATTGGATGATGTTTTACAAGCACTTGGTTTAGAATAA
- a CDS encoding LysR family transcriptional regulator has product MHIEQLKYIVEVAKTSSIARASENMCVTQPAVSQSITNLEKELGFKLFIRSRQGVSPTVEGKIIIQKAYEVLAKLDELQDQVDLYNNVIDGHVTLSSVPTMLPIALKALKYFQREYPTIQVQVLENLGPGVFKDIQHGRADIGLLAAENMIGELEHITFEQLVNGKVQVIVGKESHLAGKDVLTVNDIQDQSFALYSGPLYSKGIESIFSSPIKRAIVTDNFETIRFAVAENLAIGLVLDFYLEKHPDLDQASIVPINLINLPPLPSLQHGYAMRKNSKPSYGTRKLIGYLQNEFQKFSKSYS; this is encoded by the coding sequence ATGCATATTGAACAATTAAAATATATTGTTGAAGTCGCCAAAACTAGCTCAATTGCTCGAGCTTCTGAAAACATGTGTGTAACACAACCTGCTGTAAGTCAATCCATTACTAACTTAGAAAAAGAACTAGGTTTTAAATTGTTTATTCGTTCACGACAAGGCGTTTCTCCTACTGTTGAGGGCAAAATAATTATTCAAAAGGCTTATGAGGTTTTGGCAAAATTAGATGAACTTCAAGACCAAGTAGATTTATACAACAATGTAATAGATGGACATGTCACATTATCTTCTGTACCAACAATGTTACCGATTGCATTAAAAGCTTTAAAATACTTTCAAAGAGAGTATCCAACCATTCAAGTACAAGTTTTAGAGAATCTAGGACCCGGGGTATTTAAAGATATTCAGCATGGAAGGGCCGATATTGGTCTTCTAGCGGCAGAAAACATGATAGGTGAACTAGAGCACATAACATTTGAACAGCTAGTTAATGGTAAAGTTCAAGTAATTGTAGGAAAAGAATCTCATCTGGCCGGTAAAGATGTTTTAACCGTAAATGATATTCAGGATCAGAGCTTTGCGTTGTATAGTGGTCCACTCTATTCAAAGGGAATAGAATCTATTTTTTCTTCACCTATAAAAAGAGCAATTGTAACTGATAACTTCGAAACGATCCGCTTTGCTGTTGCTGAAAACTTAGCGATTGGACTTGTACTCGACTTTTATCTAGAAAAACATCCCGACCTAGATCAAGCAAGTATTGTTCCAATTAATTTAATTAATTTACCTCCTTTACCTTCTCTCCAACACGGTTATGCGATGCGAAAGAATAGCAAGCCTTCGTATGGTACTCGAAAACTGATCGGCTATTTACAAAATGAATTTCAAAAATTTAGTAAATCCTATTCATAG
- a CDS encoding S8 family serine peptidase, translated as MDRKAIRKRFKKPLLNIMTVGMLCSLFQGNYSIVSAESSTTHKMLESLTNEQREALKQLDMSQSNGLEGFSASELNSNADISVIVEFRSEPEKVAVLKAALKGKKITTTQAKENVDQDHSTFQKDVNKLLPTVTTKSGKKSYKIMRSFKKAYSGVAMTLPANEVKKLLQSKAVKAVHKNATVTIEPPTKPEEGQGKEASLDSGAFLNVDKLHNEGYTGKGVKVAVIDTGIDYNHPDLKSAFKGGYDFVDNDNDPMETTYNDWKKSNQPQFNQSGSAYYTEHGTHVSGTIAAQAQNLNGPKVEGIAPDADLYVYRVLGPYGTGFEENIIAGIDQAVIDGMDVMNLSLGLQSNDPFSPTSTAINYAVLSGVVAVVSAGNSGPNAYTIGSPGAAALALTVGASSSPISVVKYSGKLNGVNTNYTLSNLYKDFTSELNVLNGKSLEIVDLGDGLEADYANKDVKGKVAFVNTGTIGTQSKVVLAKKYGASVVIAYSNRPNEGPSNFVREDQRFIPTFSMSYEEGLAMKDQLAAGKQTLTFQNYKETFTAGDKLASFSSRGPTRENYDMKPEVTAPGVSVMSTVPAYVTNPDDTSNYQFAYDRLSGTSMASPHVAGIAALLLQANPQLDPQDIKTILMNTAKPLDGTYSVFEVGAGRVDPYRAIHTNNTIGVQDETDIPFNGERVTLHEETGGLALGAHYGGEAQTLEKKVKINNQDNKKKTFILTTHFQKGVNGSLDAVQNKIKVTAPPVISVQGLKSKQVPISVSIPAKAQSGIYEGYFILTNQENSKESYRIPFSFRLLEDGFNTVNLLDYAISPPYLHVKRVYQSYSSTSLLVNFKAPMKELDLVLEDAKTGKEIGALGYVDVSSYYDGVNYLINDVFKGTYYAFTDDADHPVATQVSYAKPGLYRIKIIGTTERDQTFTNYKEVYIDNNGPTLTTSFDSNESPVIEYKEGQTTIPLQVKVTDKEVDEMTNAGMGINQSINAFNFSLNGNYNEPIPVGEDGNLDFTVPMNASVPFSKLNIYGTDAANNPSIKKNYYFVKEGTPYSFIKSSQVGVKMGEVLNASLSLHNVKNMRSVEWTITNSESNLELVNAKLNENLSSYQNAKVTVESSGNTSKIKLDLNTTKGISDITDAINVKFKVKNSIFTASATMNVTASYTDEIGTQHTLSSAGADWIIQPTFSEMYGYLSAEGMALGFDWTKAGVKAQLIDPNGKKYDVASILSRSGDYNLSNLPLSDQLFTWSVKLPGHFSVSQPLPIGVLRNNEVWGQRLQYFTRYMIGGDVNQDDVIDIKDALALQKAWGSADRNSDIYFDGVVDKRDMELIVVNYLMQNPDAKNAPTPLEEKNGKKLVDVLKELGLSFEDFPQ; from the coding sequence ATGGATAGGAAAGCGATTAGAAAACGGTTTAAGAAACCACTGCTTAATATTATGACAGTTGGAATGTTATGTTCACTTTTCCAAGGGAATTACAGTATTGTTTCTGCAGAATCAAGTACTACACACAAAATGCTAGAATCATTGACAAATGAACAACGAGAGGCACTTAAACAGTTAGACATGTCACAAAGTAATGGATTGGAAGGTTTTAGTGCAAGTGAGTTAAATAGTAATGCAGACATTTCTGTAATTGTCGAATTTCGTTCAGAACCAGAGAAAGTAGCAGTGTTAAAGGCAGCATTGAAAGGAAAGAAGATTACAACTACTCAAGCAAAAGAAAATGTTGATCAGGATCATAGTACATTTCAAAAAGATGTAAATAAACTTTTACCGACTGTTACAACGAAAAGTGGGAAAAAGTCGTATAAAATTATGAGAAGTTTTAAAAAGGCATATAGTGGCGTAGCGATGACGTTACCTGCTAACGAAGTAAAGAAACTGCTTCAATCTAAAGCAGTTAAAGCTGTACATAAAAATGCTACGGTTACAATTGAACCTCCAACTAAACCTGAAGAGGGTCAAGGCAAGGAAGCATCTCTTGATAGTGGAGCGTTTCTCAATGTAGACAAGCTACACAATGAAGGGTACACAGGAAAAGGTGTAAAAGTAGCTGTCATTGATACAGGTATTGATTATAATCATCCTGATTTGAAGTCTGCATTTAAAGGTGGATATGATTTTGTTGATAATGATAATGACCCGATGGAGACGACATATAACGATTGGAAAAAATCAAATCAACCTCAGTTCAACCAAAGTGGATCAGCATACTATACAGAACATGGGACACATGTTTCTGGTACGATAGCCGCACAGGCTCAGAATTTAAACGGACCAAAAGTAGAAGGGATTGCACCAGATGCAGATTTATATGTGTACCGTGTTCTTGGTCCGTATGGAACAGGGTTTGAGGAAAACATCATTGCAGGTATTGATCAAGCTGTTATAGATGGTATGGATGTAATGAACTTGTCGCTAGGTTTACAGAGCAATGATCCGTTTTCTCCTACAAGTACAGCAATAAATTATGCAGTTCTTAGTGGTGTAGTAGCGGTTGTATCAGCTGGTAATAGTGGTCCAAATGCCTACACAATTGGTAGTCCAGGAGCGGCAGCACTAGCTTTAACGGTCGGAGCAAGTAGTTCTCCAATATCTGTTGTGAAATATAGTGGAAAATTAAATGGAGTTAATACAAATTATACATTGAGCAATTTGTATAAGGATTTTACAAGCGAATTAAACGTATTGAATGGAAAGAGCTTAGAGATTGTTGATCTAGGAGATGGACTAGAGGCAGATTACGCCAATAAAGACGTAAAAGGAAAAGTTGCTTTTGTTAATACAGGTACAATCGGAACACAATCCAAGGTAGTACTTGCCAAGAAATATGGTGCTAGCGTAGTGATTGCATATAGTAATAGACCGAATGAAGGACCATCTAATTTTGTAAGAGAAGATCAGCGTTTTATACCTACCTTTTCTATGAGTTATGAAGAGGGACTTGCTATGAAAGATCAATTAGCAGCTGGAAAACAGACGCTCACTTTCCAAAACTATAAGGAAACATTTACAGCTGGAGATAAGCTTGCTAGTTTTAGTTCTCGAGGACCGACTCGTGAAAATTATGATATGAAACCTGAAGTTACTGCGCCTGGAGTTAGTGTAATGTCGACTGTGCCAGCATATGTAACAAATCCTGATGATACTTCCAATTACCAATTTGCCTATGATCGTTTATCTGGTACTTCCATGGCTTCTCCACACGTAGCTGGGATAGCAGCTTTACTATTACAGGCAAATCCACAGCTTGATCCGCAAGATATTAAAACGATTTTAATGAACACAGCGAAGCCCTTAGATGGGACATATAGTGTCTTTGAAGTTGGAGCAGGGCGTGTAGATCCGTATCGTGCAATTCATACGAATAATACAATTGGCGTACAAGATGAGACAGACATCCCGTTTAATGGGGAACGAGTTACCTTACATGAGGAAACTGGAGGTCTTGCACTTGGTGCTCATTATGGTGGAGAAGCACAAACGTTAGAAAAAAAGGTGAAAATAAACAATCAAGATAATAAGAAGAAAACATTTATATTAACAACTCATTTTCAAAAAGGAGTAAATGGATCGTTGGACGCGGTGCAAAATAAAATAAAAGTAACAGCGCCACCGGTTATCTCCGTGCAAGGATTAAAATCAAAGCAAGTCCCAATTTCAGTCAGTATACCAGCCAAAGCGCAATCTGGAATATATGAAGGATATTTCATTTTAACAAATCAAGAAAATAGCAAGGAATCGTACCGTATTCCGTTCAGTTTCCGTCTGTTAGAGGATGGGTTTAACACTGTTAATCTACTAGACTATGCTATTTCACCTCCATACCTTCATGTAAAAAGAGTGTACCAAAGTTACTCAAGCACATCCTTATTGGTTAATTTTAAGGCACCTATGAAAGAATTAGATCTTGTATTAGAAGATGCAAAAACAGGTAAGGAAATCGGGGCTTTAGGATATGTTGATGTGAGCTCGTATTATGACGGTGTAAACTACTTAATTAATGATGTATTTAAAGGGACGTATTATGCTTTTACAGATGATGCGGATCACCCTGTCGCTACACAAGTTAGCTATGCAAAACCAGGACTTTATCGTATTAAGATAATTGGTACAACTGAGCGTGATCAAACATTCACTAATTATAAGGAAGTATACATTGATAACAATGGTCCTACACTGACGACTTCTTTTGATTCAAATGAATCGCCAGTGATTGAATACAAAGAAGGACAAACAACGATCCCTCTACAAGTAAAGGTTACTGACAAAGAAGTTGATGAGATGACAAACGCAGGAATGGGAATCAATCAATCGATTAATGCTTTTAATTTTTCTTTAAACGGAAACTATAATGAGCCGATACCAGTCGGAGAAGATGGAAATCTTGATTTTACTGTTCCAATGAATGCAAGCGTTCCATTCTCAAAATTAAATATTTACGGGACAGACGCAGCAAACAATCCGAGCATAAAGAAAAATTATTACTTCGTGAAAGAAGGAACACCATATAGCTTTATAAAGAGTAGTCAAGTTGGTGTGAAGATGGGTGAGGTATTAAATGCCAGTCTTTCGTTACACAATGTAAAAAATATGCGCTCAGTAGAATGGACTATTACGAATAGTGAATCCAATTTAGAACTTGTAAATGCGAAGCTTAATGAAAACCTTTCATCTTATCAAAATGCGAAGGTGACTGTAGAGTCAAGTGGGAACACTTCCAAAATTAAGCTGGACTTAAATACAACAAAAGGAATATCTGATATTACGGATGCAATTAATGTGAAATTTAAAGTGAAAAATTCAATTTTTACTGCTAGTGCAACAATGAACGTAACAGCATCTTATACTGATGAAATAGGAACTCAACACACACTTTCTTCTGCAGGTGCAGATTGGATTATTCAACCTACTTTTTCGGAAATGTATGGTTATTTAAGTGCCGAGGGTATGGCACTAGGGTTTGATTGGACTAAGGCTGGTGTAAAAGCCCAACTTATTGACCCGAATGGTAAAAAATATGATGTTGCTTCTATTCTTTCTAGAAGTGGAGATTATAATTTATCAAATCTCCCACTTTCTGATCAGTTATTTACATGGAGTGTCAAACTTCCAGGACATTTTTCTGTTTCGCAACCTTTACCAATTGGTGTGTTACGTAACAATGAGGTATGGGGTCAACGATTACAGTATTTTACTAGATATATGATTGGCGGAGATGTAAATCAAGATGATGTAATCGACATCAAGGATGCTCTAGCATTACAAAAAGCGTGGGGTTCAGCAGACCGCAACTCAGATATATATTTTGATGGAGTAGTAGATAAGCGTGACATGGAATTAATTGTTGTAAACTATTTAATGCAAAACCCAGATGCAAAAAATGCTCCTACTCCGTTAGAAGAGAAGAATGGAAAGAAATTGGTAGATGTCCTAAAAGAATTAGGCTTATCATTTGAAGATTTTCCTCAATAA
- a CDS encoding TetR/AcrR family transcriptional regulator yields MDRRIIKTKKLIKEALFKYAVVKGMENVTVQDIINEADINRATFYYHYKDKFELHKEIVDETLEGLVNDLVIPYQVQSFADIIYPPVLAVFEHVEKHAKVYKILLSKNGLPELRWKMLDVLKLSIQNNIGQLKENKIEVTLDKWFLESVIAGALVALIIDWVNEDLPNEPSFMADQMVLMLTKGIYQKSL; encoded by the coding sequence ATGGACAGGCGTATTATTAAAACTAAAAAACTGATTAAAGAAGCATTGTTTAAATATGCAGTTGTAAAGGGGATGGAAAATGTAACTGTGCAGGATATAATCAATGAAGCAGATATTAATCGAGCAACTTTTTATTATCATTATAAAGATAAGTTTGAATTACATAAGGAAATAGTCGATGAAACATTAGAAGGATTAGTAAATGACCTTGTCATTCCTTATCAAGTTCAATCATTTGCAGATATTATATATCCACCTGTTTTAGCCGTATTTGAACATGTAGAGAAACATGCTAAAGTGTATAAAATTTTATTAAGTAAAAATGGATTGCCGGAATTAAGATGGAAAATGTTAGACGTTCTTAAACTCTCAATTCAGAATAATATTGGCCAATTAAAGGAAAATAAGATTGAAGTGACTTTGGATAAGTGGTTTTTGGAAAGCGTTATCGCTGGAGCACTCGTCGCATTGATTATTGATTGGGTTAATGAAGATTTACCAAATGAACCTAGTTTTATGGCAGATCAAATGGTTTTGATGTTGACTAAAGGGATTTATCAAAAGAGCTTGTAA
- a CDS encoding 2,3-butanediol dehydrogenase: protein MKAAKFYGARDIRVVDTPNPETKSNEVKVAIEWCGICGSDMHEYLAGPMVIPSGTNVTMGHEFSGVIVEIGEDVTNFVIGDRVVIEPVVPCWTCNSCKTGNYNVCEKPQFFGLILNDGGFGEYIVAPVDRVYKIPDTMNFEQAALVEPVAVVTQAIRSSQYKFGDAVAVFGAGPIGLLLIQALKAAGASKIIAVEVSDHRREVALKSGATHTINPIESNPVETIFGVTNGKGVDVSFECAGVQPTFEAALNSVKFNGELKIISLWEKPVSFNPNVAMMTNKRISTTMTYSNIYPEVIELVNQGIIKEDLIITKKIHLDDIVEEGFEAVLNDRSQVKILVTPKRSNL, encoded by the coding sequence ATGAAAGCTGCTAAATTTTATGGTGCAAGAGATATCCGAGTTGTTGATACGCCGAATCCAGAAACAAAATCGAATGAGGTAAAAGTAGCAATTGAATGGTGTGGCATTTGCGGTAGTGATATGCATGAATACTTAGCTGGACCGATGGTAATTCCATCTGGAACTAATGTTACGATGGGGCATGAATTTTCAGGTGTAATCGTTGAAATTGGAGAAGATGTCACTAATTTTGTAATTGGCGACCGTGTTGTGATCGAGCCTGTTGTTCCTTGTTGGACTTGTAACTCTTGTAAAACAGGTAATTATAATGTTTGTGAAAAACCACAATTCTTTGGTCTTATCTTAAACGATGGTGGTTTCGGAGAATATATCGTAGCTCCTGTAGATCGTGTTTATAAGATTCCTGACACAATGAATTTTGAACAAGCAGCCTTAGTTGAGCCTGTTGCGGTTGTAACACAAGCTATTCGTTCAAGCCAATATAAATTTGGTGATGCTGTCGCAGTATTTGGCGCAGGTCCAATTGGTTTACTTCTTATCCAAGCATTAAAAGCAGCAGGAGCTTCTAAAATCATTGCTGTAGAAGTTTCTGACCACCGTAGAGAAGTAGCTCTAAAATCAGGCGCAACACACACGATCAATCCAATTGAATCAAATCCTGTTGAAACAATATTCGGAGTAACAAATGGCAAAGGCGTTGATGTATCGTTTGAATGTGCTGGCGTTCAACCAACTTTTGAGGCAGCACTTAATAGCGTAAAATTTAACGGTGAGTTAAAAATTATCAGTTTATGGGAAAAACCTGTATCATTTAATCCTAATGTAGCCATGATGACAAACAAAAGAATCTCTACTACTATGACATATAGCAACATTTATCCAGAAGTTATCGAACTAGTTAACCAAGGAATCATAAAAGAAGATTTAATTATTACAAAAAAAATCCACTTAGACGACATTGTTGAAGAAGGCTTTGAAGCTGTTCTTAATGACCGTTCACAAGTAAAAATCCTTGTAACGCCTAAGCGTTCAAATTTATAA